In Pseudomonas sp. MYb327, one DNA window encodes the following:
- a CDS encoding S1-like domain-containing RNA-binding protein — protein MALVGRYNSLQVVKHTNFGLYLDGGADGEILLPNRYIPKDIPSEDEDWLNVFVYLDSDDKLIATTEKPKVQVGEFASLKVVEVNSIGVFLDWGLPKDLLLPYSEEKRQMTAGEYVVVHVYLDKHTRRITATARLDRYLDKTPASYTPGQEVDLLVAEATEMGFKAIINNKHWGLIHKNEIFKFMRAGKEEKGFIKEVRADGKISLSLQPVGVEAASSLNSKILAKLRENNGSLPVSDKSDPTLISSMFGVSKGNFKKAIGALYKNGQIVIHADRIELS, from the coding sequence TAAACACACTAACTTCGGTTTATATCTGGACGGTGGCGCGGATGGCGAAATACTTCTGCCTAATCGTTATATTCCAAAAGATATACCAAGCGAAGATGAAGACTGGCTCAATGTTTTTGTATATCTGGACAGCGATGACAAACTTATCGCGACGACGGAAAAGCCGAAAGTTCAAGTAGGTGAATTCGCCAGTTTGAAAGTTGTTGAAGTCAACAGTATCGGCGTATTCCTCGATTGGGGATTGCCCAAGGATTTGTTGCTGCCGTATTCCGAAGAAAAACGTCAGATGACGGCCGGCGAATACGTCGTGGTGCATGTCTATCTCGACAAGCACACCCGCCGCATCACCGCGACAGCGCGCCTGGATCGCTATCTGGACAAAACCCCGGCCAGCTACACCCCTGGCCAGGAAGTTGACTTGCTGGTCGCCGAAGCCACCGAGATGGGTTTCAAGGCGATTATCAACAACAAGCATTGGGGTTTGATTCACAAGAACGAAATTTTCAAGTTCATGCGCGCCGGTAAAGAGGAGAAGGGCTTCATCAAGGAAGTTCGCGCCGACGGCAAAATCAGCTTGAGCTTGCAACCGGTAGGCGTAGAAGCGGCCAGCAGCCTGAACTCGAAGATCCTCGCCAAGTTGCGCGAAAACAATGGCAGCCTGCCGGTCAGCGACAAGAGCGATCCAACGCTGATCAGCAGCATGTTCGGCGTAAGCAAAGGTAACTTCAAGAAGGCTATCGGTGCGCTGTACAAGAATGGCCAGATTGTCATTCATGCCGACCGCATTGAACTGAGCTGA
- a CDS encoding DMT family transporter has protein sequence MSATRRSADGFALQVMLGLCLVWGVQQVMIKWAAPDIAPVMQAAGRSGMSALLVGLLICWKGGWDQVGSTWRGGLLAGALFGLEFFFISEGLQLTTAAHMSVFLYTAPIFTALGVHWMLPSERLRPLQWLGIFLAFVGIAIAFAGGMSWDNLDHRMLIGDALGVLAGACWGATTVVVRASRLSEAPVTLTLFYQLIVGFVGLLLIALLSGQITHVSLTTVAVASVLFQGVVVSFFSYLIWFWLLRRYLAANLAVFSFMTPLFGVTFGVVLLDEELSLNFVIGAVLVLLGITFVSAEQWLRRRLRRALGQR, from the coding sequence GTGAGCGCCACCCGGCGTAGCGCCGACGGATTCGCCCTGCAAGTGATGCTGGGTTTATGCCTCGTCTGGGGCGTTCAGCAAGTGATGATCAAATGGGCTGCGCCCGACATTGCGCCGGTCATGCAGGCCGCCGGACGGTCAGGCATGTCCGCGTTGCTTGTAGGATTGTTGATCTGCTGGAAGGGTGGTTGGGATCAGGTCGGCAGCACCTGGCGCGGCGGTTTGTTGGCCGGCGCCTTGTTTGGACTGGAATTCTTCTTCATATCCGAAGGCCTGCAACTGACCACCGCGGCGCATATGTCAGTGTTCCTCTATACCGCGCCTATTTTCACCGCCCTGGGCGTGCATTGGATGTTGCCAAGCGAGCGTTTGCGCCCACTGCAATGGCTGGGGATTTTTCTTGCCTTCGTCGGGATTGCTATCGCGTTCGCCGGTGGAATGTCCTGGGACAACCTCGATCACCGCATGTTGATTGGAGATGCGCTGGGCGTACTCGCCGGTGCCTGCTGGGGCGCGACCACGGTGGTGGTGCGGGCTTCGCGCCTGTCGGAAGCGCCGGTGACCCTGACCTTGTTCTATCAATTGATCGTCGGCTTCGTCGGCCTGCTGCTGATCGCGTTGCTCAGTGGTCAGATCACCCACGTCAGCCTGACCACCGTGGCAGTCGCCAGTGTGTTGTTTCAAGGTGTGGTGGTGTCGTTCTTCAGCTACCTAATCTGGTTCTGGCTGTTACGTCGTTATCTGGCGGCGAACCTGGCGGTATTTTCGTTTATGACGCCGTTATTTGGTGTGACCTTCGGCGTGGTCCTGCTGGACGAGGAATTGAGCCTCAACTTTGTTATCGGCGCCGTGCTAGTGCTGCTGGGCATCACATTTGTCAGTGCCGAGCAGTGGTTGCGCCGGAGGTTGCGCAGGGCGCTTGGTCAGCGATGA
- a CDS encoding PA1414 family protein, whose amino-acid sequence MKEKIQNWLHDLGIALGLIEPPLQPVPIRTDDEQRRRQQRRR is encoded by the coding sequence ATGAAAGAGAAAATTCAAAACTGGCTGCATGACCTCGGTATCGCACTCGGTTTGATCGAACCGCCTCTGCAACCTGTGCCAATCCGTACTGACGACGAACAACGCCGACGCCAGCAGCGTCGCCGGTAG
- a CDS encoding acyl carrier protein has product MKKAAVRAAVHHYISRLLEGQDDFDDNASLAQLGLDKADIEDLIFHLEDEFGVTAFTAEEDRMLKTARTAHDLSRFLLEIGRH; this is encoded by the coding sequence ATGAAAAAAGCTGCCGTTCGTGCCGCCGTGCATCACTACATCAGCCGCCTGCTGGAGGGTCAGGATGACTTCGACGACAACGCCAGCCTGGCGCAGTTAGGATTGGATAAAGCGGATATTGAGGATCTGATCTTCCACCTGGAAGACGAATTCGGCGTGACGGCGTTCACCGCCGAGGAAGACCGGATGCTCAAGACGGCCAGGACGGCACATGACTTGAGCCGGTTTTTGCTGGAGATCGGGCGGCATTGA
- a CDS encoding MBL fold metallo-hydrolase produces the protein MKIVSRDQWFEVKRFSDGIRLIHEPYIRPFYRCNLWHIQGRDKDLLVDSGSGLVSLREQLPWITERPLVAIASHCHFDHIAGHHEFPERLVHPAEAQILAAPDGENDLSRAFVGDDMFEAHPDCPLCYAEYRVKAAPATGFIEEGDVLDLGNRVLQVLHTPGHSPGGISLFEAATETLFSGDIIYDGPLIEDAYHSNLDDYARSLQRLRSLPIRTVHGGHFGSFSGEHLRDMIDEWQRSHG, from the coding sequence ATGAAGATCGTCAGCCGCGATCAGTGGTTCGAGGTCAAGCGATTCAGTGATGGCATCCGCCTGATTCACGAGCCGTACATCCGACCCTTTTATCGCTGTAATCTCTGGCACATTCAGGGTCGCGACAAAGATCTGCTGGTGGACAGCGGTTCGGGGCTGGTCAGCCTGCGCGAGCAACTGCCATGGATCACCGAGCGGCCGCTAGTGGCAATAGCCAGTCATTGCCATTTCGACCATATCGCCGGGCATCATGAATTTCCCGAGCGCCTGGTGCACCCGGCCGAGGCGCAGATACTTGCCGCTCCGGACGGCGAGAATGATTTGAGTCGGGCGTTTGTCGGTGACGATATGTTCGAAGCGCACCCCGATTGTCCGCTGTGCTATGCCGAATACCGGGTCAAGGCCGCACCTGCCACAGGTTTTATCGAAGAAGGCGACGTGCTGGATCTGGGCAATCGGGTGCTGCAAGTGCTGCACACACCTGGACATTCGCCGGGCGGTATCAGCCTGTTCGAGGCGGCGACCGAGACGCTGTTCAGCGGCGACATTATCTACGACGGGCCGTTGATCGAAGACGCCTACCACTCCAACCTCGACGACTACGCGCGCAGCCTGCAACGCTTGCGCAGCTTGCCGATTCGAACGGTGCATGGCGGGCATTTCGGCAGTTTTTCAGGGGAGCATCTGCGCGACATGATTGATGAGTGGCAGCGTTCCCACGGCTGA
- a CDS encoding sodium:solute symporter, which translates to MALDLFVVLIYAAAMLILGYYGMRKAKTNEDFLVAGRNLGPSLYMGTMAATVLGGASTVGTVRLGYVHGISGFWLCAALGCGIVALNLFLAKPLLKLKIYTVTQVLEKRYNPMARSASAIIMLAYALMIGVTSILAIGTVLQVLFGLPFWISVLLGGGVVVVYSAIGGMWSLTLTDIVQFVIKTVGLMFILLPICLYRVGGWDELVLKLPAASFSFTTIGWDTIITYFMIYFFGILIGQDIWQRVFTVKTAKVAQVAGTAAGIYCIIYGLACALIGMAAHVLIPDLDNVNNAFAAIVKLSLPDGIRGLVIAAALAAMMSTASAGLLAAATTLTEDLLPKLRGGKQSSLGLNRLVTMLTGIVVLGIALVVNDVISALTLAYNLLVGGMLIPLIGAIFWKRATTAGAIASMGLGFATALLFMVKDGLDANTPIYYSLGVGLVSFVLVSLMSRRPATLASAA; encoded by the coding sequence ATGGCTTTGGATTTATTCGTCGTACTCATCTACGCCGCCGCGATGCTGATACTCGGCTATTACGGCATGCGCAAGGCCAAGACCAACGAAGACTTTTTGGTCGCCGGTCGTAACCTCGGCCCGAGCCTGTACATGGGCACCATGGCTGCCACCGTCCTCGGCGGCGCGTCCACCGTGGGCACCGTGCGTCTGGGTTATGTACATGGCATTTCCGGTTTCTGGCTGTGCGCCGCACTGGGTTGCGGGATCGTGGCGCTGAACCTGTTCCTCGCCAAACCGCTGCTCAAACTGAAGATCTACACCGTTACCCAGGTGCTGGAAAAACGCTACAACCCGATGGCCCGCTCGGCGAGCGCGATCATCATGCTGGCGTACGCGCTGATGATCGGCGTGACCTCGATCCTGGCCATCGGCACTGTCCTGCAAGTGCTGTTCGGCCTGCCATTCTGGATTTCGGTACTGCTCGGCGGTGGCGTCGTGGTGGTTTACTCGGCGATCGGTGGCATGTGGTCGCTGACCCTGACCGACATCGTCCAGTTCGTGATCAAGACCGTGGGCCTGATGTTCATCCTCTTGCCAATCTGCCTGTACCGCGTTGGCGGCTGGGATGAACTGGTGTTGAAACTGCCGGCGGCAAGCTTCAGCTTCACCACCATCGGCTGGGACACCATCATCACCTACTTCATGATCTACTTTTTCGGCATCCTGATCGGTCAGGACATCTGGCAACGGGTGTTCACCGTCAAGACCGCCAAAGTGGCTCAGGTCGCCGGCACCGCCGCAGGCATCTACTGCATCATCTACGGTCTGGCCTGCGCCCTGATCGGCATGGCTGCACACGTACTGATCCCGGACCTGGACAACGTCAACAACGCCTTCGCCGCCATCGTCAAATTGTCCCTGCCGGACGGTATTCGTGGTCTGGTAATCGCTGCTGCACTGGCCGCCATGATGTCCACCGCCAGCGCCGGCCTGCTCGCCGCTGCGACCACTCTGACCGAAGACTTGTTGCCGAAACTGCGCGGCGGTAAACAGTCGAGCTTGGGCCTCAACCGTCTGGTGACCATGCTGACCGGTATCGTGGTGCTGGGTATCGCCCTGGTGGTGAACGACGTGATCAGCGCCCTGACCCTGGCTTACAACCTGCTGGTAGGCGGCATGTTGATCCCGCTGATCGGCGCAATCTTCTGGAAGCGCGCCACCACCGCGGGCGCCATCGCCAGCATGGGCCTTGGTTTCGCCACTGCCCTGCTGTTCATGGTCAAGGACGGTCTGGATGCCAACACCCCGATCTACTACAGCCTCGGTGTTGGCCTGGTGAGCTTCGTGCTGGTGAGCCTGATGTCCCGTCGCCCGGCGACTCTGGCCAGCGCCGCCTAA
- a CDS encoding cytosine permease: MNNNNNDQSLTQIETHGVEQIPDNERTAGPTDLFRMIFGGSNTFATAVLGSFPVLFGLSFQAGVLAIVLGVLLGSLILAPMGLFGPINGTNNAVSSGAHFGVHGRIVGSFLSLLTAIAFFSLSVWSSGDALIGGAKRLIGLPETDLTLGLAYGLFAILVLTVCIYGFRFLLWVNKIAVWSASLLFLLGIFAFAGPFDVNYAGTVNMGQPGFWAAFIGAALVAMSNPISFGAFLGDWSRYIPRDTSKRRIMAAVVISQIATFIPFLFGLTTATIVAIKAPDYIAANNYVGGLLAVSPNWFFLPVCLIAVIGGMSTGTTSLYGTGLDMSSVFPRVLSRVKATLLIGVMSIAFIFIGRFAANLVQSVSTFAVLIITCTTPWMVIMIIGLLVRRGFYCPDDLQVFTRGEKGGRYWFTHGWNWRGLGAWIPSAAVGLCFVNLPGQFVGPLGELAGGIDVSLPVTLGLASLVYLALLSLFPESSAVFGPNDSRSKSTSVAVKPELRQPA; encoded by the coding sequence ATGAATAACAACAACAACGACCAAAGCCTTACGCAAATTGAAACCCACGGGGTCGAACAGATCCCGGACAACGAACGAACTGCAGGCCCGACGGACTTGTTCCGGATGATCTTCGGTGGTTCCAACACCTTTGCCACCGCCGTGCTCGGCAGTTTCCCGGTGCTGTTCGGCCTGTCTTTTCAGGCGGGCGTGCTGGCGATTGTGCTGGGCGTGCTGCTGGGCTCGTTGATCCTCGCGCCAATGGGCTTGTTCGGCCCGATCAATGGCACCAACAACGCCGTATCTTCCGGTGCGCACTTCGGCGTGCACGGGCGGATCGTCGGTTCGTTCTTGTCGCTGCTGACCGCCATCGCCTTCTTCTCGCTCTCGGTGTGGAGTTCGGGTGATGCCCTGATCGGTGGTGCCAAACGCCTGATCGGCCTGCCGGAAACCGACCTGACCCTGGGCCTGGCCTACGGTTTGTTCGCGATTCTGGTACTCACCGTGTGCATCTACGGCTTCCGCTTCTTGCTGTGGGTCAACAAGATCGCGGTGTGGAGCGCCAGCCTGCTGTTCCTGCTAGGCATCTTCGCCTTCGCCGGTCCGTTTGATGTGAACTACGCCGGCACCGTGAACATGGGACAACCGGGTTTCTGGGCTGCGTTCATTGGTGCTGCGCTGGTGGCCATGAGCAACCCCATTTCTTTCGGCGCGTTCCTCGGCGACTGGTCGCGCTACATTCCGCGTGATACCTCCAAGCGCCGGATCATGGCCGCCGTGGTGATCTCGCAGATCGCAACCTTCATCCCGTTCCTGTTCGGCCTGACCACCGCCACCATCGTCGCGATCAAGGCTCCAGACTACATCGCGGCCAACAACTATGTCGGTGGCCTGCTGGCCGTTTCGCCGAACTGGTTCTTCCTGCCGGTGTGCCTGATTGCAGTGATCGGCGGCATGTCCACCGGCACCACGTCGCTGTACGGCACTGGTCTGGACATGTCCAGCGTGTTCCCTCGCGTGCTGTCGCGGGTCAAGGCCACGTTGCTGATCGGTGTGATGTCGATTGCCTTCATCTTCATCGGGCGCTTCGCGGCGAACCTGGTGCAGAGCGTTTCGACCTTCGCCGTGCTGATCATCACCTGCACCACCCCGTGGATGGTGATCATGATCATCGGCCTGCTGGTGCGTCGCGGCTTCTACTGCCCGGATGACCTGCAGGTGTTCACCCGCGGCGAGAAAGGTGGCCGCTACTGGTTCACCCACGGCTGGAACTGGCGTGGCCTGGGTGCCTGGATCCCGAGCGCGGCCGTCGGCCTGTGCTTCGTGAACCTGCCGGGGCAGTTTGTCGGACCTTTGGGCGAACTGGCCGGCGGCATAGACGTCAGCCTGCCGGTGACCCTGGGCCTGGCCTCGCTGGTGTACCTCGCGTTGCTGAGCCTGTTCCCGGAATCGAGCGCGGTGTTCGGCCCGAATGATTCACGCAGCAAGAGCACAAGCGTCGCGGTAAAACCCGAGCTACGTCAGCCTGCCTGA
- a CDS encoding nuclear transport factor 2 family protein — translation MNERDQVLKAAADLVSAFARNDREAYFGAFSADASFVFYTLEQPLLSRHAYQALWDSWRAEDGFEVLSCTSSNAFVSLQGDVAIFIHDVATELRMQGEQHFSQERETIVFKKQASGQEQQGLWLACHEHLSAMPEGLPPP, via the coding sequence ATGAACGAACGTGATCAGGTATTGAAAGCCGCCGCCGATCTGGTGTCTGCCTTCGCCCGTAACGATCGCGAAGCCTACTTCGGGGCTTTCAGCGCCGATGCCAGCTTCGTCTTCTACACCCTCGAACAGCCGCTGCTGTCGCGCCATGCCTATCAGGCGTTGTGGGATAGCTGGCGTGCCGAGGATGGCTTCGAGGTGCTCTCGTGCACCTCGAGCAACGCTTTCGTCAGCCTGCAGGGTGACGTGGCGATTTTCATTCATGACGTGGCCACCGAGCTGCGCATGCAAGGGGAGCAACACTTCAGCCAGGAGCGCGAGACGATTGTTTTCAAGAAACAAGCGTCTGGCCAAGAACAACAAGGCCTATGGCTGGCCTGTCACGAACATTTGTCCGCAATGCCGGAAGGGCTGCCACCCCCTTAG
- the speB gene encoding agmatinase: MDKILHQPLGGNEMPRFGGIATMLRLPHVPTAAGLDAAFVGVPLDIGTSLRPGTRFGPRDIRAESVMIRPYNMATGAAPFDSLSVADIGDVAINTFNLLDAVRIIEESYDNILEHDVIPLTLGGDHTITLPILRAIHKKHGKVGLVHIDAHADVNDHMFGEKIAHGTTFRRAVEEGLLDPDRVVQIGLRAQGYTADDFNWSRNQGFRVVQAEECWHKSLAPLMAEVREKVGGGPVYLSFDIDGIDPAWAPGTGTPEIGGLTTIQAIEIVRGCQGLDLIGCDLVEVSPAYDTTGNTSLLAANLLYEMLCVLPGVVHR; this comes from the coding sequence GTGGACAAGATTCTTCACCAACCACTGGGCGGCAACGAAATGCCGCGCTTCGGCGGCATCGCCACCATGCTGCGACTCCCCCACGTACCTACCGCTGCCGGCCTCGACGCTGCTTTCGTCGGCGTGCCTTTGGACATCGGTACTTCACTGCGCCCCGGCACCCGTTTCGGGCCACGTGACATCCGCGCCGAATCGGTGATGATCCGTCCGTACAACATGGCCACCGGCGCGGCACCGTTCGACTCGCTGTCGGTTGCCGACATCGGCGACGTGGCGATCAACACCTTCAATCTGCTGGATGCCGTGCGGATCATCGAAGAATCCTACGACAACATCCTCGAACACGATGTGATCCCGCTGACCCTGGGCGGCGACCACACCATCACCCTGCCAATCCTGCGTGCCATCCATAAAAAGCACGGCAAGGTCGGCCTGGTGCACATCGACGCCCACGCCGATGTGAACGATCACATGTTCGGCGAGAAAATCGCCCACGGCACCACCTTCCGCCGGGCCGTTGAAGAAGGCCTGCTGGACCCGGACCGTGTGGTGCAAATTGGTCTGCGCGCCCAGGGCTACACCGCTGACGACTTCAACTGGAGCCGTAATCAGGGGTTCCGCGTCGTTCAGGCCGAAGAGTGCTGGCACAAATCCCTGGCACCGTTGATGGCCGAAGTTCGCGAAAAAGTCGGCGGCGGTCCGGTGTATCTGAGCTTCGACATCGACGGCATCGATCCGGCCTGGGCACCGGGTACCGGCACTCCGGAAATCGGTGGTCTGACGACCATTCAGGCAATTGAGATCGTTCGTGGCTGCCAAGGCCTCGACCTGATCGGTTGCGATCTGGTAGAAGTCTCGCCCGCTTATGACACCACCGGCAACACCTCGCTGCTGGCCGCCAACCTGCTGTACGAAATGCTCTGCGTACTGCCCGGCGTGGTCCACCGCTGA
- a CDS encoding LysR family transcriptional regulator, with amino-acid sequence MANALPDLKLLRIFVSVVRHQGFANAQQELNLSTSAISTYMSQLEAALGLVLCHRGRGGFSLTSKGELFHQETLRLLGELEGFEQYAAALKGELRGTLNLGVIDSTVSDNALPFAEAIGAYSQEHPAVHLHLSVMSPYELQLGVQDNRLDLAIGAFSTRMSGLVYMPLYREQHWLYCSARHPLFNERRIPEQVITQQRMVGRGYWSQAELARHGFKHSAATVESMEAQLILVLSGAYIGYLPEHYAQAWADKGDLRVLLPATFGYQAPFSMIVRRGRSREPLIQTFRDLLKAQLNQSA; translated from the coding sequence ATGGCCAACGCTTTACCCGACCTGAAACTATTGCGCATCTTTGTCAGCGTGGTGCGTCATCAGGGTTTCGCCAACGCCCAGCAAGAGCTGAACCTCTCGACGTCGGCCATCAGCACCTACATGAGCCAGCTCGAAGCGGCCCTCGGCCTGGTGTTGTGTCATCGCGGCCGTGGCGGTTTCAGCCTGACCAGCAAGGGCGAGTTGTTCCATCAGGAAACCCTGCGTTTGCTGGGGGAGCTGGAGGGTTTCGAACAATACGCCGCCGCGCTCAAGGGCGAACTGCGCGGCACGCTGAATCTTGGGGTGATCGATTCCACCGTCAGCGACAACGCCCTGCCGTTCGCCGAAGCCATCGGCGCCTACAGCCAGGAACACCCGGCGGTGCATTTGCATTTATCGGTCATGAGTCCGTACGAACTGCAGCTGGGTGTGCAGGACAATCGTCTTGACCTGGCCATCGGCGCGTTCTCCACGCGCATGAGTGGCCTGGTCTACATGCCGCTTTACCGCGAACAACATTGGTTGTATTGCAGCGCGCGTCACCCGTTGTTCAACGAGCGGCGGATTCCCGAGCAGGTCATCACCCAGCAACGGATGGTGGGTCGCGGCTACTGGAGCCAGGCCGAACTGGCGCGCCACGGCTTCAAGCACAGCGCCGCGACGGTGGAGAGTATGGAGGCGCAACTGATTCTGGTGCTGTCCGGCGCCTACATCGGCTACCTGCCGGAACATTACGCCCAGGCCTGGGCTGACAAGGGCGACTTGCGTGTGCTGCTGCCGGCGACCTTCGGCTATCAAGCGCCGTTCTCGATGATCGTGCGTCGTGGCCGCAGCCGCGAACCGTTGATCCAGACCTTCCGCGATCTACTCAAAGCGCAGCTGAATCAGTCGGCTTAA
- a CDS encoding DTW domain-containing protein, protein MSRVQCSRCLRPQTHCLCPLIPSLDSRTRVLLLQHPSEVNHALNTARLAALGLTNAELIVGEVFEDLPALLNRPGYRARLLFPGDDAQPVQAYTDCDEPLLLVVPDGTWRKARKMLHLNPLLAALPRVTLAEGGVSRYRLRKAPGPGALSTVEAIVQALETLESPTTFAPLLKPFEALIDGQIAAMGEETYLKNHGG, encoded by the coding sequence ATGTCCAGAGTCCAGTGTTCCCGCTGCCTGCGCCCACAAACCCATTGCCTGTGCCCGTTGATCCCAAGCCTCGACAGCCGCACCCGTGTGCTGTTGTTGCAGCACCCGAGTGAAGTGAATCATGCGCTGAACACCGCGCGCCTGGCCGCGTTGGGGTTGACCAATGCCGAACTGATCGTCGGCGAGGTGTTCGAGGATTTGCCGGCACTGTTGAATCGGCCGGGGTATCGCGCGCGGTTGTTGTTTCCCGGTGACGACGCGCAACCGGTGCAAGCCTATACCGACTGCGATGAACCGCTGTTGCTGGTCGTACCGGATGGCACCTGGCGCAAGGCGCGCAAGATGTTGCATCTCAATCCGCTGCTGGCGGCGTTGCCGAGGGTGACGCTGGCCGAGGGCGGCGTATCCCGTTATCGACTCCGCAAGGCGCCGGGTCCGGGGGCGTTGTCGACGGTGGAGGCGATTGTGCAGGCCTTGGAAACACTCGAATCACCGACCACGTTTGCGCCTTTGCTCAAGCCGTTCGAAGCGTTGATCGACGGGCAGATTGCGGCGATGGGGGAGGAGACTTACCTGAAAAATCACGGCGGATGA
- a CDS encoding HlyD family type I secretion periplasmic adaptor subunit, translating to MSADQNSRGYFNSFGKSAEVEFMPETAGASLQDSPRLSRITVWLAAALLISALVWAKFAVLQEVTMGEGKAIPSSKVQVIQNLEGGIVTEIFVREGQMVNKGDTLLRLDDTRYLSNKGESEADRYALTAQVERLSAEAEGRPFKLSDEVIAKAPQVAEDERSLYDQRQRRLASEQRTLSEQLRQKTQELAEFRSKQGQYSSSLALVNQEMGMSEPLVKTGAVSPVEILRLKRSAVEIRGSLNATTLAIPRAESAIAEIRSKIDESEQTFRSEAAKELNEKRTDLSKITASSIAIDDRVTRTTVVSPVHGIIKVLKVNTIGGVVQPGSDMVEIVPLEDNLLIEAKVRPQDVAFLHPGQKAMVKFSAYDYTIYGGLSAKLELIGADTITDDKGNSFYLIQVRTDKNHLGGDVKPLLIIPGMVATVDIITGEKSVLDYLLKPVLKARTEAMRER from the coding sequence ATGTCTGCGGACCAAAACTCACGCGGCTACTTCAACAGCTTCGGCAAAAGCGCCGAAGTTGAATTCATGCCCGAAACCGCCGGTGCGTCATTGCAGGATTCGCCGCGCTTGTCTCGCATTACCGTGTGGCTGGCGGCGGCGCTGCTGATCAGCGCGCTGGTGTGGGCCAAATTCGCCGTGCTCCAGGAAGTCACAATGGGCGAAGGCAAGGCGATCCCGTCGAGCAAGGTTCAGGTGATCCAGAACCTTGAAGGCGGCATCGTCACCGAAATCTTCGTGCGCGAAGGACAAATGGTGAACAAGGGCGACACCTTGTTGCGCCTGGATGACACGCGCTACCTGTCGAACAAGGGCGAGAGCGAGGCTGATCGATACGCGCTGACCGCGCAGGTCGAGCGCTTGTCCGCCGAGGCCGAGGGCCGGCCGTTCAAGCTGTCGGACGAGGTCATCGCCAAAGCGCCGCAAGTGGCCGAGGACGAACGCTCGCTGTACGACCAACGGCAACGTCGATTGGCCAGCGAGCAACGCACGCTAAGCGAACAACTTCGGCAAAAAACCCAGGAACTGGCGGAGTTTCGCTCGAAACAGGGGCAATACAGTTCAAGCCTGGCGCTGGTCAACCAGGAAATGGGTATGTCCGAACCTCTGGTCAAGACCGGCGCGGTGTCGCCGGTTGAAATCTTGCGCCTCAAGCGCAGCGCGGTTGAAATTCGCGGCTCGTTGAACGCCACCACCCTGGCCATTCCCCGGGCGGAATCGGCGATTGCCGAGATCAGGAGCAAGATCGACGAGTCGGAACAAACCTTCCGCTCGGAAGCGGCCAAGGAGCTGAATGAGAAACGCACCGACCTGTCGAAAATCACCGCATCGAGCATCGCCATCGACGACCGCGTAACGCGTACCACCGTGGTCTCGCCCGTTCACGGGATCATCAAGGTGCTGAAGGTCAATACCATTGGCGGCGTGGTCCAGCCAGGCAGCGATATGGTGGAAATCGTGCCGCTGGAAGACAACCTGCTGATCGAGGCCAAGGTCCGGCCACAGGACGTGGCGTTCCTCCATCCAGGCCAGAAAGCCATGGTCAAGTTCAGTGCCTACGACTACACGATCTATGGCGGCCTGAGCGCGAAACTGGAATTGATCGGCGCGGACACCATTACCGATGACAAGGGCAACAGCTTCTACTTGATCCAGGTGCGCACTGACAAAAACCACTTGGGCGGCGACGTGAAACCGCTGCTGATCATCCCGGGGATGGTAGCGACGGTGGATATCATCACGGGTGAGAAGAGTGTGCTGGATTACTTGCTCAAACCGGTGTTGAAAGCGCGGACCGAGGCGATGCGCGAAAGATAG